A DNA window from Jaculus jaculus isolate mJacJac1 chromosome 1, mJacJac1.mat.Y.cur, whole genome shotgun sequence contains the following coding sequences:
- the Tmem80 gene encoding transmembrane protein 80, whose product MTGRSSSKVLSSVPLQMLLQLSRLYYSLYFLVTLLMIAYKSQVFSYPYNYLVLDLALLLLMGIVEAARLYLGTKGNLTEAEAPLAISLALTAGSGLLAAYFLLWQTLVLWMDSVLSAVLLVLHGLEAVLQVVVIAAFVR is encoded by the exons ATGACAG GGAGAAGCTCCTCCAAGGTG CTGTCGTCAGTTCCTCTCCAGATGCTGCTTCAACTGAGCAGGCTGTACTACAGCCTGTATTTCCTGGTCACCCTCCTGATGATCGCATATAAAA GTCAGGTGTTCAGCTATCCTTACAATTACCTGGTCCTGGATCTGGCTCTCTTACTTCTAATGGGGATTGTGGAAGCAGCTCGGCTGTACCTGG GCACAAAGGGCAACCTCACCGAGGCTGAGGCCCCCCTGGCCATCAGCCTTGCCCTCACAGCAGGCAGCGGCCTCCTCGCTGCCTACTTCCTGCTCTGGCAGACCCTGGTACTATGGATGGACTCAGTTCTCAGTGCCGTGCTCCTGGTGCTCCACGGGCTGGAGGCCGTCCTGCAGGTGGTGGTCATTGCCGCCTTTGTCCGCTAG